In Plasmodium falciparum 3D7 genome assembly, chromosome: 13, the following are encoded in one genomic region:
- a CDS encoding inner membrane complex protein 1f, putative, with amino-acid sequence MLKNTTKCDNIIKREQNRVLLQKKLSKDSVTSTKFCDSSEEREGSSNTSSNVSFKILEESNITKNLNEDKSYSFECDKEETLRKDYKKLNKKNSNKINKSNSLNQTNEEIIRDKTSVQNKKIHHEVLEEQEKDNSIKLNKNKVGIYFDNTTNSINNNIQKDNSDTLGTESYSTHKSNLNEVLNVSGDNSKHLLAPISSNDIIKKEDSNIYYNLNENSTYYYPNNNSKNYINKFLNNYNTPNVVDSFSYCGTNFHSGNISTSYNDRYLNGYSNNYMINNSINSSINSSINNSINSSINNSINNSIDNSINNSINNSISHFNTSYPNSNNNNNNNNNNLNYSMSNNFNSYPNNILNYNLNNQFINAYPINNLNYNSTSHFNMYPNKNMLINDTLNNTNSYINNMKYSGNNIMSEQNNILNETEFIGSYHNSSAPIISNQENNISNLGNTSAYVNDNTTYGNISGRNMYSGVINYENITDDNKMIKSDNNVVPTINTFYSSKNIGESTNGNVVVRKNYVDNTYDNNSNEEHSIENKEIYKSKSVSVSENETIKNDNVSVSVSEKVSSHTDYSRAKHSSHVVDKRIVHEGFDTIKIPKYREVEIVEKIVEVPVVHKVNKYVNKYEIKEVEKVVKKHINKYVETKIEVPELHYQDKIVEVPELQEVIKIIEKPEIKERIIYKNKIETKIIPKYIEVPVVKIVNRYEEYDDVGEVVKAVPVKKIVEIPNEIIKKVKVPVKKIIERPNYVPVIKYRDIPIEKIRYVPKIETVELVKKIPKIIDVPVPVKVPKIKVIDKPFYVNKYVDKPVVIPVSKTIKPVYKYEGKKIIEIPIHKPYLVTHDTVVNKNVENNMNSGRYSVYAKRLDLNSFDPIKRNELFNLVNKDNINFQRSMSVDDFVNNNSYVDGKEKYTDKLNENSVFNNYNGIGNKDNLDNMNKIKFTQSLNNNNNMSTTKHSNMEVSSQGYGYINDGKENMYNNYNNMNNLNIKGSEDASFHTKKSIFDNLNNDNINNINNNNNINKNYEENRKSSYGTSIHNTPNILPNRHNSMYPSNGNHMGEFISLKSFQNKKYSNSTIVDSEKAMNYTYGNFLSPTGVYNNGLYMENKDKNNMVYENNKKDMNTINYNNNNNNNNNNNIYYSANNKSPNNIHKLNMSNSMMKTNTFGNYPNIYRNSYMENKPEDMYLNRYTTKSNIINNNNNNNNNNNNSNNSNNSNYFYNGRNSSINNAFAYKQYYDSNKNGNNQHRLSHPSNMVHNINNSRTRSPSTCSADGISAYVVEYVGDENIMYNNGNTPFSSNGLLNNLGKTMEGSNYSFNGVPVNQK; translated from the exons ATGTTGAAAAATACCACTAAGTGTGATAATATCATAAAGCGAGAAcaa aACAGGGTATTAttgcaaaaaaaattatctaaAGATTCGGTTACATCTACAAAATTTTgc gATTCTTCTGAAGAAAGAGAAGGAAGCTCAAATACTAGTAGTAACGTAAGTTTTAAAATATTGGAAGAATCGAACATTACAAAGAATTTAAATGAAGATAAGAGTTATTCATTTGAATGTGATAAAGAAGAAACTTTGAGAaaagattataaaaaattaaataaaaaaaattcgaacaaaattaataaatcaaaCTCTTTAAACCAAACTAACGAAGAAATTATACGCGACAAAACATCTgtacaaaacaaaaaaattcatCACGAAGTTTTGGAAGAACAAGAAAAAGACAATTCTATTAAATTAAACAAGAATAAAGTaggaatatattttgataatacAACAAATagcattaataataatatacaaaaggATAATTCTGATACATTAGGAACAGAATCTTATAGCACTCATAAATCAAATTTGAATGAAGTGTTAAATGTATCAGGTGATAATTCAAAACATCTACTCGCACCAATTTCTTctaatgatattataaagaaagaagatagtaatatatattataatttaaacgAAAATagtacatattattatccaaataataattcaaaaaattatataaataagtttctcaataattataatacacCCAACGTTGTAGATTCTTTTTCATACTGTGGTACGAATTTTCATTCGGGAAATATTAGTACTTCTTATAATGACAGATATTTGAATGGATATtcgaataattatatgattaaCAATTCGATTAATAGTTCTATTAATAGTTCTATTAATAATTCTATTAATAGTTCTATTAATAATTCTATTAATAATTCTATTGATAATTCTATTAATAATTCTATTAATAATTCGATTAGCCATTTTAATACTTCATATccaaatagtaataataataataataataataataataatttgaattATAGCATGTCTAATAATTTTAACTCCTATCCGAATAACATTttgaattataatttaaataatcaaTTTATTAATGCATATCCaattaataatttgaatTATAATTCGACTAGCCATTTTAATATGTatccaaataaaaatatgcttATTAATGACacattaaataatacaaatagctatataaataacatgAAATATAgtggtaataatattatgagtgaacaaaacaatatattaaatgaaacaGAATTTATAGGTTCATACCATAATAGTAGTGCACCTATAATAAGCAatcaagaaaataatattagcaACTTAGGTAATACCTCTGCATATGTGAACGATAATACAACATATGGTAATATCTCTGGAAGGAACATGTACTCTGGTgtaataaattatgaaaacataacggatgataataaaatgattaaGAGTGATAATAATGTAGTGCCCACcataaatacattttatagTAGTAAAAATATAGGTGAGAGTACGAATGGAAATGTTGTTGTAAGGAAAAATTATGTTGATAATACATATGATAACAATAGTAATGAAGAACATTCTATTGAGAATAAGGAAATTTATAAATCAAAATCAGTATCAGTATCAGAAAAcgaaacaataaaaaatgacAATGTTTCTGTGTCGGTTTCTGAAAAGGTTAGTTCCCATACTGATTATTCACGCGCTAAGCATAGTTCTCATGTAGTTGACAAAAGAATAGTACATGAAGGATTTGATACCATTAAGATTCCAAAATATAGAGAAGTAGAAATTGTGGAAAAAATTGTCGAAGTTCCAGTAGTACACAAGgttaataaatatgtgaataaatatgaaattaaAGAGGTAGAGAAAGTGGTtaagaaacatataaataaatatgtggAAACGAAGATAGAAGTACCTGAATTACATTATCAAGATAAAATAGTAGAAGTTCCTGAATTACAagaagtaataaaaataatagaaaaacCTGAAATCAaagaaagaattatatataaaaacaaaattgagACAAAAATAATACCTAAATATATTGAAGTCCCTGTAGTAAAGATAGTGAATAGATATGAAGAATATGATGATGTTGGAGAAGTCGTAAAAGCAGTGCCAGTTAAAAAAATTGTCGAAATAccaaatgaaataataaagaaggtAAAGGTACctgtaaagaaaataattgaaCGACCTAATTACGTCCCAGTAATTAAATATAGAGATATTCCTATAGAAAAGATTAGATATGTTCCTAAAATAGAAACAGTTGAATTAGTAAAGAAGATACCTAAAATAATAGATGTTCCAGTACCTGTAAAAGTGCCCAAAATTAAGGTTATCGATAAACCATTTTacgtaaataaatatgtggACAAGCCTGTGGTTATACCTGTTTCTAAGACAATAAAAccagtatataaatatgaggGTAAAAAGATTATAGAAATACCAATACACAAACCATATTTAGTTACTCATGATACGGTAGTTAATAAGAATGtggaaaataatatgaatagtgGAAGATATTCTGTATATGCTAAAAGGTTAGATTTGAATTCATTTGATCCTATAAAACgaaatgaattatttaatttggtAAATAAGGacaatataaattttcaACGATCAATGAGTGTAGATGATTtcgttaataataatagttatgTTGATGGAAAAGAAAAGTACACTGacaaattaaatgaaaatagtgtttttaataattataatggcATAGGAAATAAAGATAATCtggataatatgaataaaataaaatttacacAAAgtttgaataataataataatatgagtaCTACTAAACATTCTAATATGGAAGTATCATCACAAGGATATGGTTACATAAATGATGGAAAggaaaatatgtataataattataacaatatgaataatttaaatattaaaggaAGCGAGGATGCGTCTTTTCATACAAAGAAAAGTATAtttgataatttaaataatgataatattaataatattaataataataataatattaataagaatTATGAGGAAAATAGAAAATCATCCTATGGTACGAGCATACATAATACACCTAACATTTTACCAAATAGACATAATTCTATGTATCCTTCGAATGGTAATCATATGGGAGAGTTTATTTCATTAAAGTCTTtccaaaataaaaaatatagtaaTAGTACAATAGTTGATAGTGAAAAGGCTATGAATTATACGTATGGTAACTTTTTATCACCAACTGGAGTGTATAATAATGGATTATATATGGAAAACAAAGATAAGAACAATATGGTATatgagaataataaaaaggacatgaatacaataaattacaataataataataataataataataataataatatttattatagtGCGAATAATAAATCACCTAACAATATTCACAAATTAAATATGAGCAATTCAATGATGAAAACGAATACATTTGGAAATTATCCCAACATATACAGAAATAGttatatggaaaataaaCCGGAGGATATGTATTTAAATAGGTACACAACAAAATCTAACATCatcaacaacaacaacaacaataataataataataataatagtaataatagtaataatagtaattatttttataatggtCGTAATAGTAGTATTAATAATGCTTTTGCttataaacaatattatGACAGTAACAAAAATGGAAACAACCAACATAGATTAAGTCATCCAAGTAATATGGTTCATAATATCAATAATTCTAGAACAAGAAGTCCAAGTACATGTTCAGCAGATGGAATTAGCGCATATGTAGTTGAATATGTTGGTGACGAAAATATAATGTACAATAATGGAAATACACCTTTTTCTTCTAATGGTTTATTAAACAATTTGGGAAAAACAATGGAAGGAAGTAATTATTCCTTTAATGGAGTACCAGTAAATCAAAAGtaa
- a CDS encoding GTP-binding protein, putative — MFMKFIYAWSIYILIYTKCNSYILRKKYLDNLFFVNYDTVPLYDYNRRCVIYDKANKRWKLRNQRIYKKEQNDEREKGKVNRFTRCYLLNNNEFRQYDKKLKKRRKEKEGILFSKFDKMFKESFNEDDKLKKSELISILACICTNIVIEFLKLKEEKKTEDFTYTFDYSVMNVLKMVNFEYDVNEELKKQKKKKKMNKTYTSLYGEIKGGGNKKIDDYNDNIHMKKNEDPTINNSLFNEERIGANDKIEMFEETKEINIDINNKNTKEENELLDMYIQKLEFNTLEMNEIKTYIDLFFGKNTYEKVFVKNNININKIFDVLHTALFDKTQERENVMQLQQFVDNQEKKLNEKKINVRNINTFNDYLDKYVSLEEEKNINDLDNILYDDEKYESEQERTSEKKCMRKKKKKGTKSLDRVNMDIDNDGDNNNDDDDNNNDDNNNDDNNNNGDDDNSEDNDNSGDYYDNNGEDNDNNGEDNDNNGEDNDNNGEDNDNNGEDNDNNGDYYDNNGDYYDNNGDDNDNNGDNNDNNGDNNDNNGDDNNNNYNNIDKDNTNNSNSNKHRKHDNYYNELSNDQHNKDNHNPNNHNMNRKTQHNNSHEEENRYINKIHVKNIEEDRNFSKNNNEDKKKNHEEEKKFLSGLSYALIKGCNIQMEHKEEKMNEEKNECCTTHYDDKKLESCHDNQNHIILLNFIYDNKYNIEFRTDVGVVAYDLLKNEFVEDNIEECLIKDIKLNHVFNKDIINIFENIIKNLNLNVICSLPYKKRFYEKQKLIKDINNKINFHNLNDEMLHMLLYIYFIIWGEDLHFYELKKVHIEPIKKEDINKSMNTNNYVDNKNENILSAHNFFVNFNYNDNDDIIIDSDTYNNNLSKNKNNLFDSTFFENDYISLNLKIFINNKKEINNYDELKNAFNIYKCNLSEYIQNFLKSINEKDLNFVTPEYFVKNYIYNTNDEFINITEILYKCKLQKKYISLYPEQTNSMERNKKTHFKLYYSCPTSAPLVNTKIKMLQNKYGFIKNFKSNIFKINKKNNNNIIKYYHDCNYNKNDYDCNKNDYDYNKNDYDYNYNNSETPVGRYSFFLFSKNKKKYETVNKKEKSKYYQTINGNNNISTTCDFLSNEQFDEEIENFEHIDNILGHHNYDNFNEEEIENTNTKQDPSNKINHYEKSKMDKSNGPTDNNNLTCERTKSSNNNPYLQKMFEKQKYMNNILSLTNMNNNIKQNVHVLSYEDAYSNIKNDLKNKSKDKKKKKRNQNDDNDYNDDDNDYNDDDNDDVNNDDDNNNDNNDNNNNYYYHNNNMDEQNNILEQIDEEKIEKQLTSLLQNKDNYDMIKENEEKKKNKELEKLNNEKEKISTFFKNMNVEIKLNKNVCVGCGAIFQSKDMNKFGFLKNDIYEKIINKDEDLDKKNILSEIYEENKKTNTNISDINIIYKNDTINELYKLKEMNIKKMSEDDNKKIQYDEDHNVNNNNNNNNIDNNFLKVQNNINKNEMDEDIMDQKQYICKRCFDLKHKNKITNNLIINYTNNNEINVQDFEKYVINIFKKKCFIIYIVDVLDLYVYSNLKKLFNLYKKLHNDKSKLEGFYFCVNKIDLLSNYKEFTVKNYIYNFLKSNKINVLFKNIFLVSAKTGYNVKKLIYTVFMRSKNILRNTKKKNKQNLDEEEEDTEEDEDMDSLQCGNDKQEKKKKKKKSKTFLFENLLNINSNNDDIKCDDKNNHTNNKIDDLNDYDLIKYRKELFSNDNKNNFLNEQLDENNYNDNDLKNYYSKNVNIYIVGNANSGKSSLINYLLKNVKNKEKKNFLISHSIIPGTTLKNIKIKLNKNITINDTPGIISNNSILSYLNFEELKYVVCNKLKNKITSIYINENDYIFIGGLLYIHILNIKKYYSIMSFFLSEKLPIIKRKNFSKDPSMFIKQKIKTGFLYPPFKEERFDEINNFKKYYFNINNQAVDIKNSSYDIHIQGMGYITFYSFENIEFNLYTLKNVDVMSRPSIMPYHKKFGKLNFTKKLK, encoded by the coding sequence atgtttatgAAATTCATATATGCTTGGTCGATATACATCTTGATATACACTAAATGTAACTCTTATATTctgagaaaaaaatatttggataatttattttttgttaattatGACACAGTTCCCTTATACGATTATAATAGGAGGTGTGTTATATATGACAAAGCAAATAAAAGATGGAAATTGAGAAACCagagaatatataaaaaagaacaaaatgatGAAAGAGAAAAAGGAAAGGTTAATAGGTTTACAAGGTGTTATCTCCTAAACAATAATGAATTTAGacaatatgataaaaaattaaagaagagAAGAAAAGAGAAAGAAGGAATTCTTTTTAGTAAGTTTGATAAGATGTTCAAAGAATCATTTAATGAAGATgataaattaaagaaaagCGAATTAATATCCATCTTAGCTTGTATATGTACAAATATTGTAAtagaatttttaaaattaaaagaagaaaagaaaactGAAGATTTCACTTATACTTTTGATTATAGTGTTAtgaatgttttaaaaatggTAAATTTTGAATATGACGtaaatgaagaattaaaaaaacaaaaaaaaaaaaaaaaaatgaataaaacatatacatcATTATATGGAGAAATTAAAGGAGgaggtaataaaaaaattgatgaTTATAATGACAACatacatatgaaaaaaaatgaggaTCCAACaattaataattctttatttaatgaaGAAAGGATAGGTgcaaatgataaaatagaaaTGTTTGAAGAAacgaaagaaataaatattgatattaataataaaaacacaaaagaagaaaatgaattattagaTATGTATATTCAAAAACTCGAATTTAATACATTAGAAATGAATgaaattaaaacatatattgatttattttttggaaaaaatacatatgaaaaagtttttgtaaaaaataatataaatattaataaaatatttgatgTGTTGCATACAGCTTTATTTGATAAGACACAAGAAAGAGAAAATGTCATGCAACTACAACAATTTGTTGATAATcaagaaaagaaattaaatgaaaaaaaaattaatgttagaaatattaatacatttaatGATTATTTGGATAAATATGTGTCATTAGAAGaggagaaaaatattaatgatcttgataatattttgtatgatgatgaaaagtATGAGTCGGAGCAAGAGAGGACGAGCGAAAAGAAGTGTATgcgtaaaaaaaaaaaaaagggaacaAAATCATTAGATAGGGTCAACATGGATATTGACAAtgatggtgataataataatgatgatgatgataataataatgatgataataataatgatgataataataataatggtgatgatgataatagtGAAGATAATGACAATAGTGGTGATTATTATGACAATAATGGTGAAGATAATGACAATAATGGTGAAGATAATGACAATAATGGTGAAGATAATGACAATAATGGTGAAGATAATGACAATAATGGTGAAGATAATGACAATAATGGTGATTATTATGACAATAATGGTGATTATTATGACAATAATGGTGATGATAATGACaataatggtgataataatgacaataatggtgataataatgacaataatggtgatgataataataataattataataatattgataaggATAACAccaataatagtaatagtaataagcATAGGAAGCATGACAATTATTACAATGAGCTTTCTAATGATCAGCATAATAAGGATAATCACAATccaaataatcataatatgaATCGAAAGACACAACATAATAATAGTCACGAGGAAGAGAAcagatatattaataaaattcatGTGAAGAATATAGAGGAAGATAGAAacttttcaaaaaataataatgaagataaaaaaaaaaatcatgaagaagaaaaaaaatttttaagtgGTCTTTCCTATGCCCTAATTAAAGGTTGTAATATACAAATGGAACataaggaagaaaaaatgaatgaagaaaaaaatgagtgTTGTACTACAcattatgatgataaaaaactTGAATCTTGTCATGATAATCAgaatcatattatattattaaattttatttatgataataaatacaatataGAATTTCGTACAGATGTTGGTGTTGTAGCATATGATTTATTGAAGAACGAATTTGTGGAGGATAATATTGAAGAATGTCTTATTAAAGATATCAAATTAAATCATGTAtttaataaagatattataaatatatttgaaaatattataaaaaatctAAATTTAAATGTAATATGTTCTTTACCATATAAAAAACGattttatgaaaaacaaaaattaattaaagatattaataacaaaataaatttcCATAATTTGAATGATGAAATGCtacatatgttattatatatttattttattatatgggGAGAGGACTTGCATTtttatgaattaaaaaaggtTCATATAGAacctataaaaaaagaagatataaataaatcaatgaatacaaataattatgtagataataaaaatgaaaatatattatctgCACATAATTTCTTtgtaaattttaattataatgataatgacgatataataatagatagtgatacatataataataatttatccaaaaataaaaataatctaTTTGATTCTACATTTTTTGAGaatgattatatatcattaaatttaaaaatatttattaataataaaaaagaaataaataattatgatgaacTAAAAAAtgcttttaatatatataaatgtaatcttagtgaatatatacaaaattttttaaagagcataaatgaaaaagacCTTAATTTTGTAACTCCagaatattttgtaaaaaattatatatataatacaaatgatgaatttataaatataacagaaattttatataaatgtaaattacaaaagaaatatatctCATTATATCCAGAACAAACTAATAGTAtggaaagaaataaaaagacacattttaaattatattattcttgtCCAACATCGGCTCCTTTGgttaatacaaaaataaaaatgttacaaaataaatatggatttataaaaaattttaaatcaaatatatttaaaataaacaaaaaaaataataataatattattaaatattatcatgattgtaattataataaaaatgattatgattgtaataaaaatgattatgattataataaaaatgattatgattataattataataattcagAGACCCCTGTTGGAagatattcattttttttattttctaaaaacaaaaaaaaatatgaaactgtaaataaaaaggagaaatccaaatattatcaaactattaatggaaataataatatatctacgACTTGTGATTTTCTATCGAATGAGCAATTTGACGAAGAAATAGAAAATTTTGAACAcatagataatatattaggacatcataattatgataattttaatgaagaagaaatagAAAACACAAATACAAAACAGGATCCttcaaataaaattaatcatTATGAAAAGAGTAAAATGGATAAATCTAATGGTCCtacagataataataatttaacatgtgaaagaacaaaaagtagtaataataatcctTATTTGCAAAAAATGTTCGAGAAACAAAagtatatgaataatattttaagtttgacaaatatgaataataatataaaacaaaatgttCATGTATTAAGTTATGAAGATGCatatagtaatataaaaaatgatttgaaaaataaatcaaaggataaaaaaaaaaaaaaaaggaaccaaaatgatgataatgattataatgatgatgataatgattataatgatgatgataatgatgatgttaataatgatgatgataataataatgataataatgataataataataattattattatcataataataatatggatgaacaaaataatattcttgAACAAATTGATGAGGAAAAAATTGAGAAACAGTTAACATCGTTACTgcaaaataaagataattatgatatgataaaagagaatgaagaaaaaaaaaaaaataaggaattagaaaaattgaataatgaaaaagaaaaaattagcacattttttaaaaatatgaatgttgaaataaaattaaacaaaaatgTTTGTGTAGGATGTGGTGCTATATTTCAATCAAAGGATATGAATAAATTTggatttttaaaaaatgatatatatgaaaaaatcataaataaagatgaggatttagataaaaaaaatatattaagtgaaatttatgaagaaaataaaaaaacaaatactAATATATcagatattaatataatatataaaaatgatactataaatgaattatacaaattaaaagaaatgaatattaaaaagatgtctgaagatgataataagaaGATACAGTATGATGAGGATcataatgttaataataataataataataataatattgataataattttttaaaagttcaaaataatataaataaaaatgagatGGATGAAGATATTATGGATCagaaacaatatatatgtaaacgGTGTTTTGatttaaaacataaaaataaaataactaataatttaattattaattatactaataataatgaaataaatgtACAAGATTTTGAAAAgtatgttataaatatatttaaaaagaaatgttttattatatatattgttgaTGTCTTAGATTTGTATGTTTATTCAAATTTgaagaaattatttaatcTTTATAAAAAGTTGCATAATGATAAAAGTAAATTGGaaggtttttatttttgtgtaaataaaattgatttgttatcaaattataaagaatttacagtgaaaaattatatttacaattttttaaaaagtaataaaatcaatgtattatttaaaaatattttccttgTGAGTGCAAAAACGGGatataatgtaaaaaaattaatttatactGTTTTTATGAGGAGCAAAAATATACTTCGAAATactaagaaaaaaaataaacaaaatttggatgaagaagaagaagatacAGAAGAGGATGAAGATATGGATTCATTACAATGTGGAAATGataaacaagaaaaaaaaaaaaaaaaaaaaaaaagtaaaacatttctttttgaaaatttgttaaatattaattctaataatgatgatataaaatgtgatgataaaaataatcatactaataataaaatagatgATCTTAATGATTatgatttaattaaatatagaaaagaGCTATTCTcaaatgataataagaataatttcTTAAATGAACAATTGGATgagaataattataatgataatgatttgaaaaattattattcaaaaaatgtaaatatatatattgttggAAATGCAAATAGTGGTAAATCatcattaataaattatttacttAAAAACGTTAagaataaagaaaagaaaaattttttaattagtCATAGTATAATACCAGGTACAACATTaaaaaacattaaaataaaattaaataaaaatataacaattaaTGATACACCAGGAATTATATCTAATAATtcaattttatcatatttaaattttgaagaattaaaatatgttgtatgtaataaattaaaaaataaaatcacatctatatatatcaatgaaaatgattatatttttattggaGGTCttctatatattcatatattaaatattaaaaaatattattcaattatgtctttttttttatctgaAAAACTACCaataattaaaagaaaaaatttctCAAAAGATCCATCTATGTTTatcaaacaaaaaataaaaactggTTTTCTTTATCCACCATTTAAAGAAGAAAGATTTGATGAGATTAAtaactttaaaaaatattattttaatataaataatcaagctgtagatattaaaaatagtAGTTATGACATACATATTCAAGGAATGGgatatattactttttattcttttgaaAATATCGAATTCAATTTGTATACTTTAAAAAATGTTGATGTTATGTCAAGACCGTCTATAATGCcttatcataaaaaatttgGTAAATtgaattttacaaaaaaattgaaatga